A genome region from Streptomyces antimycoticus includes the following:
- a CDS encoding cytochrome P450 family protein — protein MTNTGTLSRYWMFSDEYTQDPYPFLAQLRAEQPVCRVETPDGVRAWVVSRYDDVRDALSDPRLGRDIGKLYAALGKQLGQEIKPADEISNHLANSDPPRHTPLRKALTFAFTPKRVRGLRDGWEKVVDDLLDEMVRTDNRDLVSGLNEPLPIITIAQLMGVPDADWPRFLVWTNTLRRVDASDPTGIIAEHTRQLSDYLKALIATKQRTPQDDLISALVHADEDKRLTAAEALSTAFALMTGGNDTTTSLLNGSFAALLTHTGEADKIRADWSLLPNAVEELLRFTSPLINSLQRVTLEPVELCGVKIPKDEIIIISLAGANHDPHAFADRAAELDITRPKPAHVSFGYGIHYCLGSHMSKALTELAIRRVYERFPGIRLAVHPSEVRYRPGLMVRPMIDLPVRF, from the coding sequence GTGACCAACACCGGCACGCTGTCCCGCTACTGGATGTTCAGCGACGAGTACACACAGGACCCCTATCCCTTCCTCGCCCAACTGCGCGCGGAACAGCCGGTGTGCCGGGTGGAGACCCCGGACGGGGTACGGGCCTGGGTGGTGAGCCGCTACGACGACGTCCGCGACGCGCTCTCCGACCCCCGGCTCGGCCGGGACATCGGCAAGCTCTACGCCGCGCTGGGCAAGCAGCTCGGCCAGGAGATCAAGCCCGCCGACGAGATCAGCAACCACCTGGCCAACTCCGATCCGCCGCGCCACACCCCGCTGCGCAAGGCGCTCACCTTCGCCTTCACCCCCAAGCGGGTCAGGGGGCTGCGCGACGGCTGGGAGAAGGTGGTCGACGACCTGCTCGACGAGATGGTCCGGACGGACAACCGGGACCTGGTCTCCGGGCTCAACGAACCGCTTCCGATCATCACCATCGCGCAGCTCATGGGCGTGCCCGACGCCGACTGGCCGCGGTTCCTGGTGTGGACGAACACGCTGCGCCGGGTGGACGCCAGCGATCCGACGGGCATCATCGCCGAGCACACCAGGCAGTTGTCGGACTACCTCAAGGCGCTGATCGCCACCAAACAGCGGACCCCGCAGGACGATCTGATCTCCGCGCTGGTCCACGCCGACGAGGACAAGCGGCTGACCGCCGCGGAGGCGCTGTCCACCGCGTTCGCCCTGATGACCGGCGGCAACGACACCACGACCAGCCTGCTCAACGGCTCCTTCGCGGCGCTGCTCACCCATACCGGCGAGGCCGACAAGATCCGGGCCGACTGGAGTCTGCTGCCCAACGCGGTCGAGGAGCTGCTGCGGTTCACCAGCCCACTGATCAACTCCCTGCAGCGGGTCACGCTCGAGCCGGTCGAACTGTGCGGGGTGAAGATCCCCAAGGACGAGATCATCATCATTTCGCTGGCCGGGGCCAACCACGATCCGCACGCCTTCGCCGACCGTGCCGCGGAGCTGGACATCACCCGCCCCAAGCCCGCGCATGTGAGCTTCGGATATGGAATCCACTACTGCCTGGGCTCCCATATGTCCAAAGCGCTCACCGAGTTGGCGATCCGACGGGTCTATGAACGCTTTCCCGGCATCCGGCTGGCCGTGCACCCCTCGGAGGTGCGTTATCGGCCCGGACTGATGGTCCGCCCGATGATCGACCTGCCGGTGCGTTTCTGA
- a CDS encoding MupA/Atu3671 family FMN-dependent luciferase-like monooxygenase — MDFSLFYFANNDTEERDRYRLLLDGARFADDNGFTAVWTPERHFHPFGGLYPNPSVTGAAVAAVTKRVAVRAGSVVAPLHHPMRIAEEWSVVDNLSGGRAGVALASGWHAADFALRPENYETRKSGLMETVDTIRRLWKRESVSLTDGAGETVELTMFPPPVQPELPMWLTSGGTPGTFTLAGENGMGMLTHLLGQEVDVLAQRIAEYRRAYREHHSASAGQGHVALMVHTFVGTDRDAVRETVREPFSRYLASSFDLLIKAAEAAGAQGADMSRELKSMGPEDRQFLVAQAFDRYFETSGMFGTVDDCMAMLKQLKDAGVDEVACLVDFGVPTDVVVGGFEHLARLHDTWRAHLGS; from the coding sequence ATGGATTTCAGCCTGTTCTACTTCGCCAACAACGACACCGAGGAGCGCGACCGCTATCGGCTGCTGCTGGACGGCGCCCGGTTCGCCGATGACAACGGCTTCACCGCGGTGTGGACCCCCGAGCGCCACTTCCATCCGTTCGGCGGGCTCTACCCGAACCCCTCGGTGACCGGCGCCGCGGTGGCGGCGGTCACCAAACGGGTGGCGGTGCGCGCCGGAAGCGTCGTGGCGCCGCTGCACCACCCGATGCGGATCGCCGAGGAGTGGTCGGTCGTCGACAACCTGTCGGGCGGCCGGGCCGGGGTGGCACTCGCCTCGGGCTGGCACGCCGCGGACTTCGCGCTCCGCCCGGAGAACTACGAGACCCGCAAGTCCGGGCTGATGGAGACGGTCGACACCATCCGCCGGCTCTGGAAGCGGGAGAGCGTGTCCCTGACCGACGGGGCGGGCGAGACGGTGGAGCTGACCATGTTCCCGCCGCCCGTCCAGCCCGAACTGCCGATGTGGCTGACCAGCGGTGGCACCCCGGGGACGTTCACCCTGGCCGGTGAGAACGGGATGGGCATGCTGACCCATCTGCTCGGCCAGGAGGTCGACGTCCTCGCGCAGCGCATCGCCGAGTACCGCCGGGCGTACCGGGAGCACCACAGCGCCTCGGCCGGGCAGGGGCATGTGGCCCTGATGGTGCACACCTTCGTCGGCACCGACCGCGACGCCGTGCGGGAGACCGTGCGCGAGCCGTTCTCCCGCTACCTGGCCAGCTCCTTCGATCTGCTGATCAAGGCGGCCGAGGCGGCGGGCGCCCAGGGCGCGGACATGTCCCGGGAGCTGAAGAGCATGGGCCCGGAGGACCGTCAGTTCCTCGTGGCCCAGGCGTTCGACCGGTACTTCGAGACCAGCGGGATGTTCGGCACCGTCGACGACTGCATGGCGATGCTCAAGCAACTCAAGGACGCGGGGGTGGACGAGGTCGCCTGTCTGGTGGACTTCGGTGTGCCGACCGATGTGGTGGTCGGCGGCTTCGAGCACCTGGCCCGCCTCCATGACACCTGGCGTGCGCATCTGGGGAGCTGA
- a CDS encoding ABC transporter permease has translation MTTYVLSDALALAGRHIRHLKRAPQRILSITLMPIMFVFLFGYLFGSSMNVPEGDYHEYIMAGIFTQMMLAGVINTGVGVAEDLSNGLVDRFRSLPMGKGSVLLGRTLSDVVLNAISCLAMLSVGLLIGWRIHGGPLKALAGFGLLLLLGYATAWLGSLIGLLLRDPQAVNSVAMVITMPLTFLSATFYPAQNLPGWVRPVAEWNPVTTLTTGMRELWGNPTGNGADPAFPLRHPVAASLIMVVVLLAVVVPLANRAYERAAAR, from the coding sequence ATGACCACCTATGTCCTGAGCGACGCGCTCGCCCTGGCGGGCCGCCACATACGGCATCTGAAGCGGGCACCGCAGCGGATCCTCAGCATCACCCTGATGCCGATCATGTTCGTGTTCCTCTTCGGCTACCTCTTCGGCAGTTCGATGAACGTGCCGGAGGGCGACTACCACGAGTACATCATGGCGGGCATCTTCACCCAGATGATGCTGGCCGGCGTCATCAACACCGGTGTGGGGGTGGCCGAGGACCTCTCCAACGGCCTGGTGGACCGGTTCCGTTCGCTGCCCATGGGCAAGGGCTCGGTGCTGCTCGGCCGGACCCTCTCCGATGTGGTGCTCAACGCGATCTCCTGTCTCGCGATGCTCTCCGTCGGCCTGCTCATCGGCTGGCGCATCCACGGCGGGCCGCTCAAGGCCCTCGCGGGCTTCGGTCTTCTGCTGCTGCTCGGCTACGCCACGGCGTGGCTCGGCTCGCTCATCGGACTGCTGCTGCGCGATCCCCAGGCGGTCAACTCGGTGGCCATGGTCATCACCATGCCGCTCACCTTCCTGTCGGCGACCTTCTACCCGGCCCAGAACCTGCCGGGCTGGGTGCGTCCGGTGGCCGAGTGGAACCCGGTGACTACCCTGACCACCGGGATGCGCGAGCTGTGGGGGAACCCCACGGGGAACGGCGCCGACCCGGCGTTCCCGCTGCGGCATCCGGTGGCGGCCTCGCTGATCATGGTGGTGGTCCTGCTGGCCGTCGTGGTCCCGCTGGCCAACCGGGCCTACGAGCGGGCCGCCGCACGCTGA
- a CDS encoding ATP-binding cassette domain-containing protein, translated as MDIAISAAGLRKRYGDNEVLGGIDLSVEAGTVYGLLGPNGAGKTTTVRILSTLIEPDEGTATVAGHDVLSQAHEVRRSIGLTGQYAALDGELTGRENLVLMGTLLHLGRKRARSRADEVLEMFDLTGAADRVVKTYSGGMRRRLDLGASLIGSPPVIFLDEPSTGLDPVSRNALWDMVRKQVADGVTVLLTTQYLEEADQLAHRIALIDKGLVAAEGTPDELKKKVGGERLEITVRTTEMVETARAALARISARGSAPPVVDESGMRVSVALETGIAGVSAAASELQGASVEVVDFLVRRPSLDDVFLELTGAGPEAELEKTSR; from the coding sequence ATGGATATCGCAATCTCCGCGGCTGGTCTGCGGAAGCGCTACGGCGACAACGAGGTGCTGGGCGGCATCGACCTGTCCGTCGAGGCGGGCACGGTCTACGGGCTCCTGGGCCCCAACGGCGCCGGCAAGACGACCACGGTGCGGATACTGTCGACGCTGATCGAGCCCGATGAGGGCACGGCGACCGTGGCGGGCCACGACGTGCTGAGCCAGGCCCACGAGGTGCGCCGCAGCATCGGGCTGACGGGTCAGTACGCCGCGCTGGACGGCGAGTTGACCGGCCGCGAGAACCTGGTGCTGATGGGCACGCTGCTGCACCTGGGCCGTAAGCGGGCCCGGTCCCGCGCCGATGAGGTGCTGGAGATGTTCGACCTCACCGGCGCCGCCGACCGGGTCGTCAAGACCTACTCGGGCGGTATGCGCCGCAGGCTGGACCTGGGCGCCAGCCTGATCGGGAGCCCGCCGGTGATCTTCCTGGACGAGCCGTCCACGGGGCTGGACCCGGTCAGCCGGAACGCGCTGTGGGACATGGTGCGCAAACAGGTCGCCGACGGGGTCACCGTGCTGCTGACCACCCAGTATCTGGAGGAGGCCGACCAGCTCGCCCATCGCATCGCCCTGATCGACAAGGGGCTGGTGGCGGCGGAGGGCACGCCCGACGAGCTGAAGAAGAAGGTCGGCGGCGAGCGGCTGGAGATCACCGTACGGACCACCGAGATGGTGGAGACCGCCCGGGCCGCGCTGGCCCGGATCTCCGCACGGGGCTCCGCCCCGCCGGTCGTCGACGAGAGCGGGATGCGGGTGTCGGTCGCGCTGGAGACCGGTATCGCCGGTGTCTCCGCGGCGGCGTCGGAGCTCCAGGGGGCCTCGGTGGAGGTGGTCGACTTCCTCGTTCGGCGCCCCTCGCTGGACGACGTGTTCCTGGAGCTGACCGGAGCCGGACCCGAGGCCGAACTGGAGAAGACGAGCCGATGA
- a CDS encoding cytochrome P450 family protein: MAEETSRTPELLGEDFIRDPYPVYARLREQAPVARVVLGGAPMWLVLRHEAARAALTDPNLHKDPERCARLAAEHAGIDPVEQPAAKSPGQRMLVEHMLGMDPPHHTRLRKLVAKAFTARQIQALRPRIEHTVGALLDDIAGQGEVDLLKVFAFPLPLTVISEMIGVPEADQAAFGAWSNALTVAVQPQEMHRIADEMAEYLTGLIAAKRAAPADDLISGLIQARDDEDRLSENELVSMVFQLLVAGYETTAHLIGNGMLALLRHPDQLAALRADRSLLRGAVEEFCRYDNSLHLNTLSVTTEPVEIAGVRVPADEFVIVSLGSANHDPERFEDPERFDIRREAGGHLAFGHGIHHCMGAPLARLQTEIAVGALLDRFARIELAVAPKELRREMNLTRGLESLPVRLG; this comes from the coding sequence ATGGCCGAGGAGACCAGCCGGACACCGGAGCTGCTGGGTGAGGACTTCATCCGCGACCCGTACCCGGTGTACGCCCGGCTCCGCGAGCAGGCCCCGGTGGCGCGGGTGGTGCTCGGCGGGGCACCGATGTGGCTGGTGCTCCGCCATGAGGCGGCGCGCGCCGCGCTGACCGATCCGAACCTGCACAAGGACCCCGAGCGCTGTGCCCGGCTGGCCGCCGAGCACGCGGGCATCGACCCGGTCGAGCAGCCCGCCGCGAAGTCGCCCGGACAGCGGATGCTGGTGGAGCACATGCTGGGCATGGACCCGCCCCACCACACCCGGCTGCGCAAGCTGGTGGCCAAGGCGTTCACCGCACGGCAGATCCAGGCGCTCCGGCCGCGGATCGAGCACACGGTCGGCGCTCTGCTCGACGACATCGCCGGGCAGGGCGAGGTGGATCTGCTGAAGGTGTTCGCCTTCCCGCTGCCGCTCACCGTGATCTCCGAGATGATCGGCGTGCCCGAGGCCGACCAGGCCGCCTTCGGAGCCTGGTCCAACGCGCTGACCGTGGCCGTCCAGCCACAGGAGATGCACCGCATCGCCGACGAGATGGCGGAGTACCTCACCGGGCTGATCGCCGCCAAGCGGGCCGCCCCGGCCGACGACCTGATCAGCGGGCTGATCCAGGCGCGGGACGACGAGGACCGGCTCAGCGAGAACGAGCTGGTGTCGATGGTCTTCCAGCTCCTGGTGGCCGGATACGAGACGACCGCGCATCTGATCGGCAACGGGATGCTCGCCCTGCTGCGCCACCCCGACCAGCTCGCCGCCCTGCGCGCGGACCGGTCGCTGCTGCGGGGCGCGGTCGAGGAGTTCTGCCGCTACGACAATTCGCTGCACCTGAACACGCTCTCGGTGACCACGGAACCGGTGGAGATCGCCGGTGTCCGCGTCCCGGCCGACGAGTTCGTCATCGTCTCGCTCGGCTCGGCCAACCACGACCCCGAACGCTTCGAGGACCCCGAGCGGTTCGACATCCGCCGGGAGGCAGGCGGCCATCTGGCCTTCGGCCACGGCATCCACCACTGCATGGGCGCGCCCCTCGCACGACTGCAGACCGAGATCGCTGTCGGCGCGCTCCTCGACCGTTTCGCGCGGATCGAACTGGCCGTGGCGCCGAAGGAGTTGCGCCGCGAGATGAACCTGACCCGGGGGCTGGAGTCACTGCCCGTCCGGCTCGGCTGA
- the hppD gene encoding 4-hydroxyphenylpyruvate dioxygenase, with protein sequence MTAYDVEYIEIYTSDQRKTTDYFVSSMGFQEKARCRTGALDSILLRQKDIQLVITSGAGTADFLAAHGDGIADIAFACEDPLAAREGALAAGARDLTSGNPAGPAVSGFGAVRHTLLKRSAGRPHALPPGRDWIASPERAAQDGTTTELRLLDHIAVCLEAGTLHDTVRYYIDGFGFEEYSSEYVAVGEQAMDSIVVRSPSAGITFTIIEPDSTKKPGQIDEFLERNGGPGVQHLAFLVDEIIPAVLEFESRGVEFLQTPGTYYDALAERIDNLDEAIADLRKTNVLADRDEWGYLLQLFTRSPYERRTLFFELIQRHGAQGFGSSNIRALYEAVERARAANS encoded by the coding sequence GTGACCGCGTATGACGTCGAGTACATCGAGATCTACACCAGCGATCAGCGGAAAACCACGGACTATTTCGTGTCCAGCATGGGTTTCCAGGAAAAGGCCCGGTGCCGGACCGGAGCGCTGGATTCGATACTCCTCCGCCAGAAGGACATCCAGCTCGTCATCACCTCGGGAGCGGGCACGGCCGACTTCCTGGCGGCGCACGGTGACGGCATCGCCGACATCGCCTTCGCCTGCGAGGACCCCCTCGCGGCCCGGGAGGGCGCCCTGGCCGCCGGGGCCCGCGATCTGACCTCCGGCAACCCGGCCGGTCCCGCCGTCTCCGGCTTCGGCGCCGTCCGCCACACCCTCCTCAAGCGCTCCGCGGGCCGCCCGCACGCGCTGCCCCCGGGCCGGGACTGGATCGCCTCGCCGGAGCGCGCCGCCCAGGACGGCACCACGACCGAACTGCGGCTGCTCGACCACATCGCGGTCTGCCTGGAGGCCGGCACCCTGCACGACACGGTCCGCTACTACATCGACGGATTCGGCTTCGAGGAGTACTCCAGCGAATACGTCGCCGTCGGCGAGCAGGCCATGGACTCCATCGTGGTGCGCAGCCCCTCGGCCGGGATCACCTTCACCATCATCGAGCCCGACAGCACCAAGAAGCCGGGCCAGATCGACGAATTCCTGGAGCGCAACGGCGGCCCGGGAGTGCAGCACCTGGCGTTCCTCGTGGACGAGATCATCCCGGCCGTTCTCGAATTCGAGAGCCGGGGCGTCGAGTTCCTGCAGACGCCCGGCACCTACTACGACGCCCTCGCCGAGCGGATCGACAACCTCGACGAGGCGATCGCCGATCTGCGCAAGACCAATGTGCTCGCCGACCGCGACGAGTGGGGCTACCTGCTGCAGCTCTTCACCCGCTCGCCCTACGAGCGGCGCACCCTGTTCTTCGAACTCATCCAGCGCCACGGGGCCCAGGGCTTCGGAAGCTCCAACATCCGCGCGCTGTACGAGGCCGTCGAGCGCGCCCGGGCGGCCAACTCGTGA
- a CDS encoding aminotransferase class I/II-fold pyridoxal phosphate-dependent enzyme — MTGRTAPSGGSRPPLSLEEYAERARTRLDPAVWDFIEGGAGEERTLAANLAAFDRIRLSPRVLTGTGECDPSTTILGRRWGAPVAVAPMAYHTLMHPEGETATARAAGAAGLPLVVSTFAGRTFREIAAAATSPLWLQVYCFRDRDTTRRLIEHAAAAGFEALVLTVDTPRLGRRLRDLRNDFRLPPHIVPANLPADQADYSSPSEHGRTGLDPSLDWSVIAWLRSVGQLPVLVKGVMTAEDARRAIDAGVDGIVVSNHGGRQLDGAPATLDVLAPIAAAVDGRCPLLLDGGVRRGRDVLGALALGADAVLLGRPVLHGLAVAGGDGAAGVLDLVLEELSEAMTLTGTATVADADASLLTGEDPHRGVADAALPAVPGNTIATGLRKQDLHRSVSDPVLDTMNFLNEITGRFPDVVSFAPGRPYEEFFDKDEILDHIRRYLDHLAADGASDHAIRTALYQYGPTAGQIRGLIRDSLRADEGIDASPEAIVVTVGAQEGMLLTLRALFADPADVLLVASPCYVGITGAASLLQVPVHPVEERADGLDVADVEAAVLAERARGRRPRAFYVVPDHSNPSGNTMSRRAREELLELAARHDLLILEDSPYRLVSPGVQLPTLKSMDHARRVIHLGSYSKSVFPSARVGFVVADQPVRDPSGAETLLADELAKIKSMVTVNTPALSQAAVAGALLACGGRLTERNAVPAKHYGEALRVTLEQLDRHFPEDVRDRLGIGWNRPSGGFFLTVRVPFPADNAALLRSAEDHGVIWTPMAYFYPGPGGERSIRLSFSYLSPAEIEEGIGRFAAFLRAELERSGATGPTPGRDT; from the coding sequence GTGACCGGCCGCACGGCCCCCTCCGGCGGCTCCCGGCCGCCGCTGTCCCTCGAGGAGTACGCCGAGCGGGCACGCACCCGACTGGACCCGGCGGTCTGGGACTTCATCGAGGGCGGGGCCGGGGAGGAACGGACGCTCGCCGCCAACCTGGCGGCGTTCGACCGCATCCGGCTGAGCCCCCGGGTCCTGACCGGGACGGGTGAGTGCGACCCGTCCACCACGATCCTGGGACGCCGGTGGGGGGCGCCGGTGGCCGTGGCACCCATGGCCTACCACACGCTGATGCACCCCGAGGGCGAGACGGCCACCGCGCGGGCCGCGGGCGCGGCCGGCCTCCCGCTCGTGGTGAGCACCTTCGCCGGGCGGACCTTTCGGGAGATCGCCGCGGCCGCCACCTCGCCCCTGTGGCTCCAGGTCTACTGCTTCCGCGACCGCGACACGACCCGGCGGCTCATCGAGCACGCGGCGGCCGCGGGCTTCGAGGCCCTGGTCCTGACCGTCGACACGCCGCGGCTCGGCCGCCGGCTGCGCGACCTGCGCAACGACTTCCGGCTGCCGCCGCATATCGTGCCCGCCAACCTGCCCGCGGACCAGGCCGATTACTCGTCCCCGTCCGAGCACGGCCGCACCGGCCTCGACCCCTCGCTCGACTGGTCGGTCATCGCCTGGCTGCGCTCGGTCGGCCAACTGCCCGTACTGGTCAAGGGCGTCATGACCGCCGAGGACGCCCGGCGCGCGATCGACGCCGGCGTGGACGGCATCGTGGTCTCCAACCACGGCGGACGGCAGCTGGACGGGGCACCGGCCACCCTGGACGTGCTCGCCCCGATCGCCGCCGCCGTGGACGGCCGCTGCCCCCTGCTCCTGGACGGCGGCGTCCGCCGCGGCCGGGACGTCCTCGGCGCTCTCGCCCTGGGGGCGGACGCCGTGCTGCTGGGCCGCCCGGTGCTGCACGGGCTGGCCGTGGCGGGCGGCGACGGCGCGGCCGGCGTCCTGGACCTGGTCCTCGAGGAGCTGTCGGAGGCCATGACGCTGACCGGCACCGCCACCGTCGCCGACGCGGACGCCTCGCTGCTGACCGGGGAGGATCCGCACCGCGGCGTGGCGGACGCGGCGCTGCCGGCCGTGCCCGGGAACACCATTGCGACCGGGCTGCGCAAGCAGGACCTGCACCGCAGCGTGTCCGACCCGGTGCTGGACACCATGAACTTCCTGAACGAGATCACCGGCCGCTTCCCGGACGTGGTCTCCTTCGCCCCCGGAAGGCCGTACGAGGAGTTCTTCGACAAGGACGAGATCCTCGATCACATCCGCCGCTACCTCGACCACCTGGCCGCGGACGGCGCCTCGGACCACGCCATCCGCACCGCGCTGTACCAGTACGGCCCGACCGCGGGCCAGATCCGCGGACTGATCCGCGACTCGCTCCGCGCCGACGAGGGCATCGACGCCTCGCCGGAGGCGATCGTGGTGACGGTGGGCGCCCAGGAGGGGATGCTGCTGACCCTGCGCGCGCTCTTCGCGGACCCCGCGGACGTCCTGCTGGTCGCCAGCCCCTGCTACGTGGGCATCACCGGAGCCGCCAGTCTGCTGCAGGTGCCCGTGCACCCCGTCGAGGAGCGGGCCGACGGGCTGGACGTGGCCGATGTGGAGGCCGCCGTCCTCGCCGAGCGGGCCCGGGGCCGCCGCCCACGCGCCTTCTACGTGGTGCCGGACCATTCGAACCCGTCGGGCAACACCATGTCCCGGCGCGCCCGCGAGGAGTTGCTGGAGCTGGCCGCCCGGCACGATCTGCTCATCCTCGAGGACAGCCCGTACCGGCTGGTCAGCCCCGGCGTCCAGCTGCCCACCCTGAAGTCGATGGACCATGCGCGACGGGTGATCCACCTCGGGTCGTACTCGAAGTCGGTCTTCCCCAGCGCCCGCGTCGGCTTCGTCGTCGCGGACCAGCCCGTGCGGGATCCGTCGGGGGCCGAGACACTGCTCGCCGACGAACTCGCCAAGATCAAGAGCATGGTGACGGTGAACACCCCGGCGCTGAGCCAGGCGGCCGTCGCCGGTGCCCTGCTGGCCTGCGGCGGCCGGCTCACCGAACGCAACGCGGTGCCCGCCAAGCACTACGGCGAGGCGCTCCGCGTCACCCTGGAGCAACTGGACCGCCACTTCCCCGAAGACGTCCGCGACCGGCTCGGCATCGGCTGGAACCGGCCCAGCGGCGGCTTCTTCCTCACCGTCCGGGTGCCGTTCCCCGCCGACAACGCCGCGCTGCTGCGCTCGGCCGAGGACCACGGCGTCATCTGGACCCCGATGGCCTACTTCTACCCGGGCCCCGGCGGCGAGCGGTCGATCCGGCTCTCCTTCAGCTATCTGAGCCCCGCGGAGATCGAGGAGGGCATCGGGCGGTTCGCCGCCTTCCTCCGGGCGGAGCTCGAGCGCTCCGGGGCCACCGGACCCACACCGGGACGTGACACATGA
- a CDS encoding prephenate dehydrogenase produces MRTAVVVGTGLIGTSIALALSRRGVLVYLDDADTTAARTAEALGAGSLEMPAGQVDLAVLAVPPASIGTVLARCQRDGLAHTYTDVASVKVRPHEEVRAAGGDPSRYIGGHPLAGAERSGPLAARADLFEGRPWVLTPSPLTDRSALNRGLELVSLCGGVPVLMDTDAHDRAVALTSHAPHLVASMMAARLEHAEAEHIRVSGQGLRDVTRIAAGEPALWSDILTANADAVADVLDGFAKDLERLIAVLRALPGTESEARRQAAADLQELLLRGNRGHARVPHKQRSQPAEYVAIPVAIPDQPGALARLFSTVGEAGVNIEDVRIEHSLDQPSGLVELLVESTSVAGVRRVLDANGWTMREKPLLVGEA; encoded by the coding sequence ATGAGAACCGCCGTCGTCGTCGGAACCGGGCTGATCGGCACGTCCATCGCCCTCGCCCTGAGCCGCCGGGGCGTCCTGGTGTACCTGGACGACGCCGACACCACGGCCGCCAGGACCGCCGAGGCCCTGGGGGCCGGTTCGCTGGAGATGCCCGCCGGGCAGGTGGACCTCGCCGTCCTGGCGGTGCCGCCCGCGAGCATCGGCACCGTGCTCGCCCGCTGTCAGCGGGACGGGCTGGCACACACCTACACCGATGTGGCCAGCGTCAAGGTGCGGCCGCACGAGGAGGTCCGCGCGGCCGGCGGCGATCCGTCCCGCTACATCGGCGGACATCCGCTGGCCGGCGCCGAGCGCTCCGGTCCGCTGGCGGCCCGCGCCGACCTCTTCGAGGGCCGCCCCTGGGTGCTGACCCCCTCGCCCCTCACCGACCGCTCGGCCCTCAACCGGGGGCTGGAGCTGGTCTCGCTGTGCGGTGGTGTCCCCGTCCTGATGGACACCGACGCCCACGACCGCGCCGTCGCCCTGACCTCGCATGCCCCGCATCTGGTCGCCTCGATGATGGCGGCCCGGCTGGAGCACGCCGAGGCCGAGCACATCCGGGTGTCAGGACAGGGGCTACGGGACGTCACCCGCATCGCGGCGGGCGAACCCGCCCTGTGGAGCGACATCCTGACCGCGAACGCCGACGCGGTGGCCGACGTCCTCGACGGTTTCGCCAAGGACCTGGAGCGGCTGATCGCCGTCCTGCGGGCGCTGCCCGGCACGGAGTCCGAGGCGCGCCGGCAGGCCGCCGCCGATCTCCAGGAGCTACTGCTGCGCGGCAATCGGGGCCACGCCCGCGTACCGCACAAACAGCGTTCGCAGCCCGCCGAGTACGTGGCGATCCCGGTGGCCATCCCGGACCAGCCAGGAGCGCTGGCCCGGCTGTTCTCCACCGTCGGGGAGGCCGGGGTCAACATCGAGGACGTGCGCATCGAGCACTCCCTCGACCAGCCGAGCGGCCTGGTCGAACTCCTCGTGGAGTCGACCTCCGTCGCGGGCGTACGGCGGGTGCTGGACGCCAACGGCTGGACCATGCGGGAAAAGCCCCTGCTGGTCGGCGAGGCCTGA